The genomic interval CCGCATGGTTGATCGAAAAATGGGGCCGTCGCTCTACGCTGGTGTTCTTCCTCATTGGTTCTGCGTGTGCCGCAGGGTTCTATAGCGTATCCAGCACAGAGACCATGATCATCATGGCAGGATGCTGCTTGTCCTTCTTCAACCTTGGCGCTTGGGGTGCTCTCTATGCCATCGGGCCCGAGCTGTACCCGTCTCGTATGAGAGGCGCTGGTACCGGGGCTGCTGCTGGCTTTGGCCGCATCGCGTCTATCATCGCGCCGCTCATCGTTCCACCCGTCGTAGCTATCGGTGGAACTATGGCCCTCTTTGGTCTTTTCGGCGCGGCTTTTGCCATCGCAGCTGCCGCCACCCTTTTGCTACCGGAGCAAAAGGGTAAGGCACTTACTTAAGCGTGGACTAACCGCGAGCCATATCCACAAACCGCGAGTAATGCAGCTGGTGGGCCACCTGCACGGTATCAATCGGCCCGCCACGATGCTTGGCCAGGATAATGTCGGCTTCCCCGGCGCGCTCATTTTCCTTGTCCTGTGAGTCTGGGCGATAGAGAAGCATAACCATGTCGGCGTCCTGCTCCAGAGAGCCCGATTCACGGAGGTCCGCGAGCTGGGGGCGTTTGTCGGTACGCGACTCAGGGCCACGGTTGAGCTGGGAGATAGCGATCAGGGGAACATCGAGTTCCTTAGCCAATAGCTTTAATTGACGGGAGAACTCCGAGACCTCTTGCTGACGCGACTCCACCCGACGGCCGGAGCTCATGAGCTGAAGGTAATCCACCACGATCATCTGCAGATCGTATTTCTGCTTCAGCTTTCGCGCCTTCGAGCGAATCTCCATCATGGTGAGGTTGGCAGAGTCGTCGATAAAGATAGGAGCCTGCTCAATCTGGCCGACGCGGATTGCCAATTTAGACCAGGCGGCGTCGTCAAGCTTGCCCGAACGCATGTCAGAGAGCCGAACCTCGGCTTCCGCCGAGATCAAACGCATAGCGATCTCAGACTTTGACATTTCTAGGGAAAAAATCACTGCGGCTTTTTCGTTCTTAATCGCGCAAGAACGCACGAAGTCCAACGCCAGCGTGGATTTACCCACACCAGGTCGAGCCGCAACAATGATCATCTGACCGCCATGCAGACCGTTGGTAAGGTTATCCAGATCGATGAATCCGGTGGGAACGCCCATGGCCAAACCACCGTGGGCTGAAATATCATCCAGCTCTTCCATCGTGGGCCCAATGATGTCCCCCAGCACCGCGTAATCCTCAGCGCTGCCTTTCTTATTGACCTTGAAGACCTCTTGTTGCGCAAGATCAATCACGGATTCAATCTCAGCACCCTCAGTACCTTCATAGCCCAGCTGTACAACACGCGTTCCGGCGTCGACAAGCTGGCGTAATAAGGCTTTTTCCGCGACGATTTCCGCGTAATAGCGGGCGTTAGCGGCGGTAGGGACAGAAGAGATCAGCGTGTGCAGATATGGTGCTCCGCCTACGCGCTCCAGATCATTGTTGCGGTCAAGACGCGCGGCAACGATAACCGGGTCGATCTCCTTGTTGTCGGAGAACAAATCGATCATCGCAGAGTAAATCAGCTGATGCGCCGGGCGATAAAAATCTTCTGGAGTTAAAACCTCCACGATTTCTATCACCGTCTGGGGGCTCAACAGCATAGCCCCCAGCACGCCTTGCTCAGCCTCCACGTCATGTGGGGGCTGGCGGAATTCACTCGTAGGAGCAGCTTCTCGACGCCGAGGGGAATAGGATCGCCCCTCTCCATCCGGCATACGCGGCGCATAGACCTCTACGTCGTTTGGGGCGTCCTCATCACTAGGAGGAACGTAGGCATCATCATCAAAACTTGGCGAGATTCCCGAGGTCATGGAGTCATATCACCTATTTCCCTGCTCGTTTTTACCATCGCGCGCGTAGACACGACGCTCACCTACTCTACCCCCCAAGTACGTCAGCGCTCGTCACCCCTGCCCTTCTTATGCCGCTCTATGGCATCAACAGCCCGGATAAGCCCAAGATGGGAAAAAGCTTGCGGGAAGTTTCCGGCCAGTCTCTGTGCCTGCGGATCATATTCCTCACTGAGCAACCCTAGATCATTGGCATATGCAGCCACGCTATCCAAACGTTCCTGAGCTTCCTCTATCCGGCCAGACATGGCGTACTGCTCAATCAGCCAGAACGTGCAAATAAGAAACGGATACTCATGGCCAGAAAGACCATCAATCCCGTCGTCGGTGCGATAGCGATACACCAGACCGTTGGAGTCAACCAGCTGCTTCTCAATCTGGGCAACCGTGCCCAGCATGCGCGGATCATCTGCGGCCAAGAAACCAGTGTGCGGGATCTGCAGCAAAGACGCATCCACGTGCGTGTTTTCGTAGGCCTGCGTAAAAGATCCCAGCTCCTCGTTATATCCACGCAGCAATAACTCATCCCGCAGGCTGTCGCGGTGATAACGCCACACGTCTGCATCACCGTCTAGCCCGTATTCTTCTACTGCCCGAACCCCTTCATTAAAGGCAGCCCACATCATGACCCGACCATGCGTGAAGTAGTGCAGGTCTCCGCGCATCTCCCAGATGCCGTGGTCTTTCTGGTGAATATTGGTGATCGTATAATCCAGTAGTTTCTTTTGCAGCCCCCAAGAAAACTCATCCTCGGAGTAGCCGGCATCGCGTAGCTTAGCGAGCGCAAGCATTACTTCGCCCACCACGTCGGCCTGATATTGTCCTGCTGCCCCATTACCGATGCGTACCGGACGCGAGTTCTCATAGCCCGCTAGGTGGTCGAGTTCACGTTCCTCTAATTCGCGTTCTCCGCCTAGGCCATACATAATTTGTAGATTTTCCACATCGCCCGCGACCGCTCTCAGAAGCCAATCTCGCCAATTCATCGCGCCTTCTACAAATCCATGCTCGACCATCACTTCGACTGTGAGCGCAGCATCGCGCAACCAGGTATAGCGGTAATCCCAGTTACGCTCCCCACCAA from Corynebacterium ulcerans carries:
- the dnaB gene encoding replicative DNA helicase; its protein translation is MTSGISPSFDDDAYVPPSDEDAPNDVEVYAPRMPDGEGRSYSPRRREAAPTSEFRQPPHDVEAEQGVLGAMLLSPQTVIEIVEVLTPEDFYRPAHQLIYSAMIDLFSDNKEIDPVIVAARLDRNNDLERVGGAPYLHTLISSVPTAANARYYAEIVAEKALLRQLVDAGTRVVQLGYEGTEGAEIESVIDLAQQEVFKVNKKGSAEDYAVLGDIIGPTMEELDDISAHGGLAMGVPTGFIDLDNLTNGLHGGQMIIVAARPGVGKSTLALDFVRSCAIKNEKAAVIFSLEMSKSEIAMRLISAEAEVRLSDMRSGKLDDAAWSKLAIRVGQIEQAPIFIDDSANLTMMEIRSKARKLKQKYDLQMIVVDYLQLMSSGRRVESRQQEVSEFSRQLKLLAKELDVPLIAISQLNRGPESRTDKRPQLADLRESGSLEQDADMVMLLYRPDSQDKENERAGEADIILAKHRGGPIDTVQVAHQLHYSRFVDMARG
- a CDS encoding glycoside hydrolase family 15 protein, coding for MGIAKEDNNDSDTHDFSNDKALKALKATPHLAEEHHTVSGNRHRSTPLEDYALLSDLQTGPLVSCDGSVDWLCLPRFDSPSVFAALLGTPDDGRWKLFMRHGVVTSRSYIPDTFILETLWETPTGKARVLDYLPPSTVQADLIRSVECLEGEVTVSHDLRVRFSYARALPWFRQITIPETEDPALLCVAGPDGLLIAGPLLYDTTEPDEDHDHSGQGSVAPRLVGDFSLKAGEKLDWSMTWFPSWQETPVPVKTDTAFDVTKEFWQHWIGNLDVGDTRSELVRRSLLVLRALTHSDTGGIVAAPTASLPEDFGGERNWDYRYTWLRDAALTVEVMVEHGFVEGAMNWRDWLLRAVAGDVENLQIMYGLGGERELEERELDHLAGYENSRPVRIGNGAAGQYQADVVGEVMLALAKLRDAGYSEDEFSWGLQKKLLDYTITNIHQKDHGIWEMRGDLHYFTHGRVMMWAAFNEGVRAVEEYGLDGDADVWRYHRDSLRDELLLRGYNEELGSFTQAYENTHVDASLLQIPHTGFLAADDPRMLGTVAQIEKQLVDSNGLVYRYRTDDGIDGLSGHEYPFLICTFWLIEQYAMSGRIEEAQERLDSVAAYANDLGLLSEEYDPQAQRLAGNFPQAFSHLGLIRAVDAIERHKKGRGDER